A single Leptolyngbya sp. FACHB-261 DNA region contains:
- a CDS encoding cation transporting ATPase C-terminal domain-containing protein encodes MSTRADPPWHDLDAAQVLALLETRPEGLSKREVRQRSRQQQGSPLSPSMPGQGRLLRRGLTTLSLELRRPSIGLLIAVAAFEWSSQRDSIAGLLLGFAGVQVLRRTLLELWGQSLVISSRANLTPQARVRREQQVQLLPASELVKGDIILLEAGDYVASQIRLLASTDLKIYGSEQTLSSPQQSPPLLDRPVSADQTNLVAPGSVIASGQGLGVVITPSEAALAPVAQPPELLKPVRQIQRWASWGVMLAIALLLFRAVAVPVGNTEAALVFLAALAAVSLPEELVSAAKLSLSLTLRRLARRGLRLRSLSELAALSQVNVCCSTIAPLGQAELRLSELYVPDRSLGLDSIQPDDPQVHQLLLVGTLVSSVDSNLELGQSMAAPLLVAAQRVGIVPAQLPEQFPQIAATPSSPYGLNVTLHQNTEPKAELNSDTSFACLQGPLQQVLPLCQAYWRAGEGVSLGADFQASIEKTAQRMSRWGLRVLAIATAPSATSLSSALWPEGAIFLGLAGFETFNRTSQQELTRVYARSELRLLFVESASVSQTVLGLQAEGARVALLGSQLADITAMQQAHLSLALKSGGADAVRVQAAAVLSDISDLVRFPRAVQMAQSAQRLVESIVFKLLSGQLGLLLLVGLTSLTHLPWPFSTSQLFLLALLSLGTVDLTLAFELGEMRRQKQLGSLKRFSSDFILGVTVIALSLGLVSYAIFRLSYQGKIIQLDHARTLTVCTILWFQWLGAVASRDVRRSLLQVRTYRNPALVLSLLLAALISPLLVYLPTCQVAFAFEPLRVSDWLITLLLGSTAIWIREIFKAFAYND; translated from the coding sequence ATGTCCACCCGCGCTGACCCTCCCTGGCACGACCTAGATGCTGCTCAAGTCCTAGCCCTGCTCGAAACCCGGCCCGAAGGATTGAGCAAACGGGAAGTGCGGCAACGGTCACGTCAGCAGCAGGGTTCCCCGTTGAGTCCTTCTATGCCTGGCCAAGGTAGGTTGCTTCGACGCGGCCTAACCACCCTTAGCCTTGAGCTTCGGCGTCCCTCTATCGGGCTTCTGATAGCAGTCGCCGCTTTTGAATGGAGCAGCCAGCGTGACTCTATAGCGGGTCTCCTGCTGGGCTTCGCAGGGGTGCAAGTCCTACGCCGAACTCTTCTGGAGCTGTGGGGCCAAAGCCTAGTGATTTCTAGCAGAGCGAACTTAACACCACAAGCTCGGGTGCGACGCGAACAGCAGGTTCAGCTGTTACCGGCTAGTGAGTTGGTTAAGGGAGACATTATTCTGCTAGAAGCAGGAGACTACGTTGCCTCTCAAATCCGTCTGCTGGCAAGTACAGACCTAAAGATTTACGGTTCTGAACAGACTTTGTCCTCACCTCAGCAAAGCCCTCCCCTGCTCGATCGCCCTGTTTCAGCAGACCAAACTAATTTGGTAGCACCTGGTAGTGTCATTGCCAGCGGTCAGGGACTGGGGGTTGTGATCACTCCCTCTGAAGCTGCCCTGGCACCTGTCGCTCAGCCTCCGGAGTTACTGAAGCCGGTCAGGCAGATCCAGCGCTGGGCCAGCTGGGGAGTTATGCTCGCCATTGCCCTTCTACTATTCCGAGCTGTAGCTGTACCGGTTGGCAACACTGAAGCCGCCCTTGTCTTTCTGGCAGCGCTGGCAGCAGTGAGCTTGCCAGAAGAGTTAGTTAGCGCTGCTAAGCTGAGTTTGAGCCTAACGCTACGACGGCTCGCACGACGAGGTTTACGGTTACGCTCTTTGAGTGAATTGGCAGCCCTAAGCCAGGTCAATGTTTGTTGCAGCACTATCGCTCCTCTTGGTCAAGCCGAGTTGCGCCTGAGTGAGCTGTATGTGCCCGACCGAAGCCTAGGGCTAGACAGTATCCAGCCTGACGATCCTCAGGTGCATCAGTTGTTATTGGTTGGCACCTTAGTCAGCTCTGTGGACTCTAACCTGGAGTTAGGACAATCGATGGCTGCTCCGCTCCTGGTTGCAGCGCAACGGGTAGGTATCGTTCCGGCCCAACTACCAGAACAATTTCCTCAGATTGCAGCCACGCCTTCTAGTCCTTATGGTCTGAATGTCACTCTGCACCAAAACACTGAACCTAAAGCAGAGTTGAATAGCGACACCAGTTTTGCTTGTCTTCAAGGACCGCTCCAGCAAGTATTGCCGCTCTGTCAAGCTTATTGGCGGGCGGGTGAGGGAGTATCTCTGGGAGCAGATTTCCAAGCATCTATCGAGAAGACCGCTCAACGGATGAGCCGCTGGGGGCTCCGGGTGCTTGCCATCGCTACAGCCCCAAGTGCCACCAGCCTCAGTTCAGCCCTCTGGCCCGAAGGAGCCATTTTTCTGGGCTTAGCTGGCTTTGAAACCTTTAACCGAACCAGTCAACAGGAGCTCACCCGGGTTTATGCCCGATCAGAACTGAGGTTGCTATTTGTAGAATCAGCCTCAGTTTCTCAAACCGTGCTGGGCTTGCAAGCTGAGGGGGCACGCGTGGCCCTACTGGGCAGTCAGTTGGCTGACATTACAGCTATGCAGCAGGCCCATCTGAGCCTGGCTCTTAAATCAGGGGGTGCGGATGCCGTTCGCGTTCAGGCCGCAGCCGTCCTCTCGGATATTAGTGACTTAGTGAGGTTTCCCCGAGCCGTACAAATGGCTCAGTCCGCTCAGCGCCTTGTCGAGAGCATTGTCTTCAAGCTGCTTTCAGGCCAGTTGGGACTGTTGCTGTTAGTTGGTTTAACCAGCTTGACCCATCTGCCCTGGCCTTTCTCAACCAGCCAATTGTTCTTGCTAGCGCTGCTCAGCTTGGGGACAGTCGACCTAACGCTAGCCTTTGAGCTAGGCGAAATGCGACGGCAAAAGCAACTTGGCTCCCTCAAGCGATTCAGTTCTGACTTCATCCTGGGAGTTACAGTCATTGCTCTGAGCTTAGGCCTCGTGAGCTATGCCATCTTTCGCTTGAGCTATCAAGGCAAAATCATCCAACTCGACCATGCCCGCACCCTTACCGTCTGCACAATCCTGTGGTTTCAGTGGCTGGGGGCCGTGGCTAGTCGAGATGTTCGACGCTCTCTTTTGCAGGTTCGCACTTATCGAAATCCAGCTCTGGTTCTGAGCTTATTGCTAGCAGCTCTGATTAGTCCCCTTCTGGTCTACTTGCCCACCTGCCAAGTTGCCTTCGCATTTGAGCCTTTAAGGGTCAGTGACTGGCTAATCACTCTGCTGCTCGGCAGCACAGCTATCTGGATTCGGGAGATTTTTAAAGCGTTTGCATACAACGACTGA